In Maylandia zebra isolate NMK-2024a linkage group LG9, Mzebra_GT3a, whole genome shotgun sequence, the genomic stretch ttatttgttaattttatcatttctttttacattaaGACCCTGTTCCCTCTTTGTTTAGAAGCTGGGCTGTGCGCCACCCTGTATTTTGGTCATCTGATGTTAAACTGTTCTACATGTATGCATATGAttgaaaaatgaaactaaaactaTGCAGTGCAActgcaaacaaaaagcaaaatacCTCTGCTTTGTTTGCACAGAGCGTTGTGTGATCGAAAGAGTTGCAAAAAAAGAGCCGTGTTGTTTACCTGAAGGCCATTTGACTGATCAAACCAAATTATTAAATGTCTGAGAACGCACATGTCTTTAGCTTTACATTTTCAAGCACATGGAGAACATCCAAACTACACAGAAGGCCTCTGCAGCGCTAATAACTGAGCCAAAATACTGCACCTATTACTGTTGAATTATGTAGTGTCAGTTTAATTCTGGGGTTATTGTTCTTTGTTCTCTCGTTTATTTATgtaaaagaaaccaaagaatGAGACAAAACtctaaattaaaatgaaaaaaagagcgAACCCACTCTGGACATGCTCTGAAAAGGAAAATGTAAATCAGAATAGCTGATTTATTATCCTCACACTCCAGTGATGTGAGTCTGTAATGTAAAAATACATGTATTTGTGCTGCACTAAaacctggtgtgatgtgagaaAATTCTGAAAGTGAACTTTTCAACTTTTTCTTGAAAGAAGTGTTACGAATGAAATGCAGGCTTGCAGTTATATGTGTGATTTGACAGAATCTAAATATAATTCTTTGTTGTAAACATGTACTGTTTATGTGAATTTAAGTACGTGAATTTGctaccccccccaaaaacccatctccatagagactgtgtcagcttccaaaaagacaaaaaacaaactaaaaaccagcaacaaacaacttaaacataaacaatcacaaagaaagaacaatacagtatccacaaatgaaccaaagagtaaaacagtgaaatgtggattattaaatattaggtctctctcctccaagtctctgttagtacatgacttaataattgatcaacaaattgatttactctgccttacagaaacctggttgcagcaggatgattatgttagtttaaatgaatcaacacccccgagtcattctaactaccagaaatctcgaagaacaggccgagggggaggtgtggcagcaatttttcacaacagcctattaattaatgaaagaccaagacagacgtttaattcatttgaaagcctgatgcttagcctcgtccaccccagctgtaaaactcagaaaccagtcttacttgttatcatctatcgtccacctgggccttacacagagtttctgtctgatttctcagactttatatctaatttagttctgagctcagataaaataattattgtgggtgatttcaacatccatgtagatgctaagaatgacagcctcaacatggcatttaatctgttattagactcaattggtttctctcaaaatgtaaaagaacccacccaccactttaatcacactctagatcttgttttaacatatggcatagaaactgaacatttaacagtgtttcctgaaaaccctctcctgtctgatcatttcctgataacatttacatttacaataattgattacacagcggtggagagtagactttatcaaagtagatgtctttctgaaagcactgcaactaagtttaagaatataatccacccactgttatcatcttcaatgccctgtaccaacacagagcagagcagctatctgaacgctaccacaacagaggtcgatcatcttgttaataatttcacctcctcactacgtacgactctggatactgtagctcctgtgaaaactaaggtctctaatcagaagtacctgactccgtggtataattctcaaacacgtagcctaaagcagatgactcgtaatctggagaggaaatggcgtgtcacagatttagaggatcatcatttagcctggagaaatagtttgctgctttataagaaagccctccgcaaagccagaacatcttactattcatcactgattgaagaaaataagaacaaacccaggtttctcttcagctctgtagccaggctgacaaacagtcagagctcttttgagccaacaatccctttaacgttaactagtaatgacttcatgaacttcttcacaaataaaatttttatcattagagaaaaaaataccaataatcatcccacagatgtaatattatctatagctactcttagtaccattgatgttaagttagactctttttctctaattgatctttctgagttaacttcaataattacttcctccaaaccatcaacgtgtcttttagaccccattcctacaaaactgctcaaagaagtcctgccattaattaatgcttcgatcttaaatatgatcaacctatctctaataatcagctatgtaccacaggccttcaagctagctgtagttaaacctttactcaaaaagcatctctagacccagcagtcttagctaattataggccaatctccaaccttcctttatatcaaacatccttgaaagagtagttgtcaaacagctaacagatcatctgcagaggtttatttgaagagtttcagtcaggtttcagagctcatcacagcacagaaacagctttagtgaaggttacaaatgatcttcttatggcctctgacagtggactcatctctgtgcttgtcctgctagaccttagtgcagcgttcgatactgtcgaccataatatcctattagagcgattagaacatgctgtaggtattacaggtactgcactgcagtggtttgtatcatatctatctaatagactccaatgtgtacatgtaaatggagagtcctcttcacacactgaggttaattatggagttccacagggttcagtgctaggaccaattctgtttacattatacatgcttcccttaggcagcatcattagaagacatagcatacactttcactgctatgctgatgacacccagctctatctgtccatgaagccagataacacacaccaatgagttaaactgcaggaatgtcttaaagacataaagacctggatggccgctaactttctgcttcttaattcagatcaaactgaggttattgtactcggccctgaaaagcctagaaatatggtatctaaccagattcttcctctggatggcattaccttggcctccagtaacactgtgaggaaccttggagtcatttttgaccaggacatgtccttcaacgcacatattaaacaaatatgtaagactgcgttcttccatttgtgcaacatctctaaagttagaaatatcctgtctcagagtgacgctgaaaaactagttcatgcatttattacttccaggctggacgactgcaattcattattatcaggaagtcctaaaaactccctgaaaagccttcagctgatccaaaatgctgcagcaagagtcctgacagggactagaaagagagagcagatttctcctgtaccatatcaccctattagagcacttcgctctcgctctgcaggcctacttgttgttcctagagtatttaaaagtagaatgggaggcagagccttcagttttcaggcccctcttctgtggaaccagcttccagtttggattcaggagacagacactatctctactttcaagattaggcttcaaactttcctttttgctaaagcatatagttagggctggaccaggtgaccctgaatcctcccttagttatgctgcaatagatgtaggctgccggggattcccatgatgcattgagtttttcctttccagtcacctttctcactcactatgtattaacagacctctctgcattgaatcatatctgttattaacctctgtctctcttccacagcatgtctttatcctgtcttccttctctcaccccaaccggtcgcagcagatggccccgcccctccctgagcctggttctgctggaggtttcttcctgttaaaagggagtttttccttcccactgtcgccaaagtgctgctcatagggggtcatatgattgttgggtttttctctgtatctatgaggcgacttttgttgtgatttggcgctatataaataaaattgaattgaattgaattgaagtacTGTCAGATTTTAAAACTGTCTTTAAAAGAATCAAAGTAGAAACTATCACGTGGATTAAACTGGTTTTCAGGCGTAACCCTGTGTTTACAGGATAACAATAACACGGTCTGTGTGCCAGGAATCAGAGAAGTTAGGTTTCATTTACTCATTtacagtatatatttttttaaacaggtgTGTTTTCCTGCTCAGACCAGTTTTGCAGCTCTTATTGTTCTCTCACATAGCGTGCATGCCACTAGACTTGGCAGGACTGTGCCCTGCTTCGTATATAAAGATGCTGCAGGTGGATGTGAGCAGCATCTCTGGAGACAGAGGTGGGTTTGGAGGATCATGGCGTCCACACTGATGCTCCTGCTTCAGCTGCTCCTGGTCTCACTGGTGTCTGCTTCTCATTACTTTGGGGGAACCACGACCTACACCTACAAAGGAAGAAACCCTGATGGCTCTTTTAATGTGAGATATACAACGTTTAACTGTACTTAATGTTAATGACAGATAATAAGTGAAGCTGTTGTCCCGACTGTGGCAGGTCTGATTATTCTGATAGAATAAACTTTCACTTTTCAGCCTTTTCCTTGAATTCCTTAATTTTTGCTTCTTAACTTATGCATGTATTTTTAAACACTTTGtcttttattaaagtttaaacaaatactaaactttatttttttaaactattgaGAACAACTAATAAATGTTCATCAATGAAAATATTatgaaaaacacaataataataataattatgatgatgattattattgtgtTTCACTTTCTTCACCTCTAAATCCAGAGTGCCTTGACTAATCAATGGCTGCAGACGTGGCTTCCATGACCTACATTTGTTATTGATTGTGTTAAAATTGTGATCACATGATCAAACGCAGATACAGAACCTTCTTCATACTGATAACGTGGAGTAAAACTGAAATAACTGGTGAGAATCTGACTGAGTTGATTATATGATATTTGCTATAGGTTCAAATTCGGGACAGGGACACCTATGATGGATATTACGACACCCTCTACTGGTATTGTTCCAGTGGATACTGTGGCTACACCTCCACAAGTCAGAGAGGCAGACTGGACAGCAGCACCAGTGCTCCACTCTATAACAGACAATGGTGTGAAGCTGAAACCGTCACCACGCGGGTCGTCCCGAGCAACAGACCTTTTGAAATGCGGTgagcatttttcattttaagtaTGAAGATACTGTTGATGTGCTTCATTGTGTGTAATTATTGgttattaatttttattaattattattcatCTAAAGTCACCACAGTCATTAAATCTGTCTGATATTATGATAAAACAAGAGCTTGGTGGGTGGATGACTTTGTTATTTCTAAACAAACCAGGGCAGCGAGCTGCTGCTGGATATACAGACGTGACAACAATTATGATTGGTACTTGAACACTCTTGTGGATTTGGGAGAAAGATCCGACACTGGAAAACCAAACAGAGCACCAGAAGTTGCCATCCTACCTTTCCTCAGGTAAGCTTCCTGAAGTTTGATTTCTCTcactgggcccacgtcctcatttcaGATTTGACAGCATTTTTAGTAGATAAAGGCGAAAACATGAgctgagctgcggtttggggaaggcctcgaaggggactggtGGCGGCTAccaggcctggcagatccccgtgTACTAAGCAGAAGTGAAGAATGGAAAGAATTGAAAGAATTAAAAAAGGAGAGGTAGGGTggggaacaaaaacaaacatgcatTAGAACTGGAAGGGGTGTGTTTGGAGGCGAGGTCcagctcctgaaattcagataattTATCTCCAATTAAACTATGAGCCTCTAAACAGCAGAATTTGAAAATGTCATCATGTGGCAAAACCTGCTTctctgaaaaaggaaaacaagaagTTCTTGTTTTTTATCAACTAGCAGACAAATTAATTTTAGTTTTCATTCTATTGTctacatatttttctttctacctTCTTGATCAGTTTTACAAGATAATACAAGATAATCATGCCAGTGCTTGACTCATGTTACTGTGTGAGACACTGACAGAGACTTTGTTAATGTGTTTATTAAAGAGTTCCTGAAAACtgcccacggacatacaagctGATGTCCTTTGATCCTGATGGAGACAAAGTCAGATGCAGATATGGAAATCCAGGAAGTGCAGAGTGCTACGGCTGCACCCAACATTCAGGCTTCCACTTAGACCAGGTTAGCTGATGTTCTAATGCACTGTACAATAACTCACTTGTGGTTTTTCCCTTTTAACTCCAAAATGTCCCACTGTCAGGACTCCTGCACGTTACATTACCAATACACTGATGCTGACCCCAGGGTGAATGCATTTGAGTTGGTGGTGGAGGATTTCCCACAAGGACACATCAGTCTGAGATACTCCGATGGATCCCAGTCCTCCAGGTCTCCTCTGTCTGCTCCTACTACAACTACAGCTGCAccatggtggtggtgggggtcaACGACAGCTGCCCCCACTACCACATCATGGTGGTGGTggacaactacagctgcccccaCTACAACTACAACAGCCGCTCCTACTACAACTACAGCTGCACCCACTACAACTACAGCTGTGCCCactacaactacagctgcccccaCTACAACTACAGCTGCACCCACTACAACTACAGCTGTGCCCACTACAACTACAACAGCCGCTCCTactacaactacagctgcccccaCTACAACTACAGCTGCACCCACTACAACTACAGCTGTGCCCactacaactacagctgcccccactacaactacagctgcccccactacaactacagctgcccccaCTACCACACCATGGTGGTGGACTACGGGCAGACCGCTGCAGGCGACCTCTCCTCCCCTCAGTAAACTACCGTTGCAGTTCTCTTTCGTTGGTAAGGCCCATTGTTGTCTCAGTGTTTGATGATGTGATGATGCAGCACACTCCGCTCTGCTCTGTTCTCAGCATGTTGCTGCTTTCATGACTCTGCACATGAAGACAGTGGTAACTGTGGTAGAAACAGCTGATTGCAGCAGACCTATTTACTCATGTGACCCACAGTTTATCTTAAAAACTTAATATTAGTTTTACCTGTTTGCACTGAATTCTTCAGCAGCCCAAGAACCAAACTCCACTTCACGTGTTTGTTTAAAGCCTTAAACTTTTGCTATGCAGACAGCTGCTTCTTCCTGTTTGGTAACGGATGCTTATTTGTTACTACTCTAACTGTACTCCAGTGGATCCACCTGCTCCTTCATGCCAGGAGGGACTATACTTGCCCCAGTTTGTGCACCCAACACCTGCACACGGACAGCGCATTCATGCAGAGGTCAACAAAGAGGTGGAGATCAGAATCAAAGCACAGGCTTCATATGCAGCGTGAGTGAGACAAAGCTTGATTAAGGAGGCCTGATGGCAGCGAAACATTATTATCACTTCAGCAGGAAAGCTCAGCTCAGCATTAATGAGCTAATCCTTGTTTCCTTCTGTGGTTTTCTTACAGAATACAAGATATCATCATGAGCGGGCCAATGAATATGACCAAGCACAGAACCACACATAATGAGTTTGTGCTTCGGTGGACGCCGTTCTCCAGCGATCTGGGAGATTATTTCCCAGTGTGCTTTGCTGTTGAATCGGCGACAGGGTTAGCCTCGGTTTCATTCCTTTAAACACAGAAATAGTTTGGGAGAGCAAAGTCATGATTGGACTCTTTGTGGGTTTTTCAGGTCAGCAGTGACCAGTTTTCCAGGCAATACCCACTCTCATAACCACGGCACCCCGACTTCACAGTAAGtgactttttgttgtttttagtgctttaaaaaaatggattttctGTCTAGGTGTGAGAAGTTTAAATAAATGTGCTTTTGGAATAAATAATGCCACTATGAACAAATTATAAAATGAAGCTCTCCTCATTTGACCTTAAGCTTTACAATTTCAAGAGTAtttgaagaaataataaaaaggaaaattatTTAAGTCACACATTAAGTCAACTTATCATTGTTCTAATGTCTCTTCAGGTCCGGCGTCTATCAGTCCGAGATGAGGTGTGTCATCTTGAAAGTTGGAACAGAGGAAAGTGAGTCTAAAATCATCTTTGATACCAAAAtgtgtgcattttattttataaggtgctgtgtgtgttcaaatatgtgacatattttctattttcttcaCTGAATTCGTTTTATAGTTTTATAACTTTTTGACAATTGGAGTTGGAGGATTTTGACATATTTCTGGcaacattaaaataaactgaaattgtAAATCTTTAAATCTGTTGTGTTGGATTGCATTAGGTTTAGCTTAATGAAGAGTCCTTTGAATGGGTATCATAAGGTAAATTCTAAGTCTGTATGTTTTCTTACATCATAAcatattttatatgtttttaacttgtttcAGTTAAAACCAACGTGATCTGCACTGAGTCTGAAATGAGAGTCGAGGTGGAGAAATCGTCCCTCCGTGGACTCCGTGAGGATCACCTGCGTCTCAGTGAGCCCAGCAACACCCTCTGCAGCCTGGAGAGATACTCCAACAGCACTCACATCATCGGCGTCATCCCTCTCAATGCTTGTGGCACTCAGATCGAGGTAACCAGAGCTCCTTTGTAtctattctgttgttgttggtttAGATATCAGAACGAGGACTGACAGAGTGATGTTTGACTCTGCAGGAAGACGAGGAACATCTCATTTTTAAGAATGAAATCACCACAGTGGATGACAGCGGAGCTCTGATCACCAGGAAACATAACCTGGAAGTAGAGTTCTACTGTCAGTACCCCAAAAAGGGGAACGTGTCACTGGGCTTCACAGCACACAGGACGATTGTGGAAGTGTTTGATAAAGGCTTCGGCACGTTCACCTACCAGTTTGAGTTTTACCCCAACAACCAGTTCAGAAGCATCATTGATCCCAGTTCGTACCCTCTGGAGTACGACGTAGGGCAGAAGATTTACATGGAGATAGATGCGTCCTCCATAGTCAACGACACCGAGATGTTTGTGGAGTCCTGCAGAGCCTCGCCGTACGACAACCCCAATTCCCAGCCAACCTACTCCATCATTGAAGACGGGTACGCATGTGCTGAAGAAAGTGAAGTGTATATTATTTACGGCACATCAGTTACCTCAACATTTGATCATTTGGCCAAGTTTGATACAAAAACCCACCATTGGATcaatatataaaagaaaagaaggaaaaccaGAGTTTTACCaaagttttctcttttctttgattCTGAAATGCTGTAGAAACCCTGTGATGTCTCTGCTTCTGTAGCAGCTTTGATTGTAAGACATGGAgttacagcagctgtgtcgTCTTTGTGCTCGGCTCTGATTAGGTGCCCCGTGGACCCAACTGTGATGATCCATGAGACCGACAACAAGAGACAGTTTAGATTCTGCATCGAGGCCTTCAAGTTCATCGGTTTGCACGATCAGGTAAAGAACTGTAGATATCTAGAAGCTCCAATTTCTAAAAGCACTAATAAATATGCCCAATTTGTGTTTTCTCCTTGTCTGGGACGGAGAAGCAAAGGTTTGACTGCAGCTCTGCTCTTGTTCCACTAGAGGGGGCAACTGTACGTCTGCTGATATACTGACAGTGTGTCCTGTTTCACTCAGGTATACATCAGCTGTTCAGTAATGATGTGTGAAGCAGGGAATCCCAACAGCAGGTGCTCACAGGGATGCATCAACTCAAACAATCACCACCACTCCCACCGCCGAAAGAGGGACTCTGCCATCCAGACTGCAGCGCACTTCGTTTCCCAGGGTCCTCTGCGCTTGAAGAGGTCAGCAGACACCAGCATGAGTGCAGGTATGGAAACACAAAGTGCTTCTTAACATTAGCTTCTTTGTTTGACTTTCACTAAAGTGTGAACAATGCTGAGGTTCTATTGTGGTCTTCAGGGAACAACCTGAACCTGAACCTGGTCTTCATCGCTGGATGTCTTCTTGCTGCTGTTGCCATGATCTGTGGAGTGCTCCTGTACAGGGCCAAAATGTCAAAGGTCAAATACCAGCGTTTGGCCTCGAGTGAAAATTAAGACAGCAGTGTAATCAGAATACCAGTTCCTGCATTACTTTTCAATGAACCTCATTTTGCTGTCAGAGTTTCGGTGTTTGTGTATCTGCTCATGTTTAAATCAATCATGAATTTAATTCTTTATAATTCAGCTTCATTTGTGTAGCGTGaactcacaacaacagtcacctcaattAGCTTTATGATGTAGGGCACAGTCCCAGCTGTtacagctgtgtttgtgtttgtgagctttaaGAGAAAACAGACATAAAACAGACTTTGAAAGATGAATCTTTGGATTGTTGTTCAGTCGTGCAGCTTTacagcagcttttctttttatatgttAGAGTGTGATTCACAGAAAGTGTTACTGTTGATGTGT encodes the following:
- the LOC106676164 gene encoding uncharacterized protein LOC106676164, with product MASTLMLLLQLLLVSLVSASHYFGGTTTYTYKGRNPDGSFNVQIRDRDTYDGYYDTLYWYCSSGYCGYTSTSQRGRLDSSTSAPLYNRQWCEAETVTTRVVPSNRPFEMRAASCCWIYRRDNNYDWYLNTLVDLGERSDTGKPNRAPEVAILPFLRVPENCPRTYKLMSFDPDGDKVRCRYGNPGSAECYGCTQHSGFHLDQDSCTLHYQYTDADPRVNAFELVVEDFPQGHISLRYSDGSQSSRSPLSAPTTTTAAPWWWWGSTTAAPTTTSWWWWTTTAAPTTTTTAAPTTTTAAPTTTTAVPTTTTAAPTTTTAAPTTTTAVPTTTTTAAPTTTTAAPTTTTAAPTTTTAVPTTTTAAPTTTTAAPTTTTAAPTTTPWWWTTGRPLQATSPPLSKLPLQFSFVVDPPAPSCQEGLYLPQFVHPTPAHGQRIHAEVNKEVEIRIKAQASYAAIQDIIMSGPMNMTKHRTTHNEFVLRWTPFSSDLGDYFPVCFAVESATGSAVTSFPGNTHSHNHGTPTSQSGVYQSEMRCVILKVGTEEIKTNVICTESEMRVEVEKSSLRGLREDHLRLSEPSNTLCSLERYSNSTHIIGVIPLNACGTQIEEDEEHLIFKNEITTVDDSGALITRKHNLEVEFYCQYPKKGNVSLGFTAHRTIVEVFDKGFGTFTYQFEFYPNNQFRSIIDPSSYPLEYDVGQKIYMEIDASSIVNDTEMFVESCRASPYDNPNSQPTYSIIEDGCPVDPTVMIHETDNKRQFRFCIEAFKFIGLHDQVYISCSVMMCEAGNPNSRCSQGCINSNNHHHSHRRKRDSAIQTAAHFVSQGPLRLKRSADTSMSAGNNLNLNLVFIAGCLLAAVAMICGVLLYRAKMSKVKYQRLASSEN